The Thalassotalea sp. HSM 43 genome window below encodes:
- a CDS encoding acetyl/propionyl/methylcrotonyl-CoA carboxylase subunit alpha, which produces MFKKILIANRGEIACRVIRTAREMGILTVAVYSDADRDSLHVNMADEAVYIGKAPSRESYLQADKVIAAAKQTGAQAIHPGYGFLSENSEFCRMCEDNNITFIGPPVAAIEAMGSKSAAKQIMEKANVPLVPGYHGDDQSEAIIKAASDDMGYPVLLKATAGGGGKGMRQVWSESEFSEGLAAAKREAMSSFGDDTMLVEKYLTQPRHVEIQVFCDNHDNAVYLFERDCSVQRRHQKVIEEAPAPGMSEELRAQMGDAAIQAAKAIGYQGAGTVEFLLDVDHSFYFMEMNTRLQVEHPVTEKITGQDLVEWQLRVAANEQLPLTQQQLRINGHSFEARIYAEDADNDFLPATGHLSFLQTPLESEYVRVDTGVRQGDDVSVFYDPMIAKLIVWDENRDKALQRLQKALMEYRIKGVTTNIDFLYNLATCKPFVEQDLDTGFIDKHSELIFHKSDKAIESELPVAALFLQLQQQQLSQQNNNQDDPTSPWNNSNGWRLNEANINRFSLDFNEQSYPVTVDIRGEGHATHYVIKVADQQVDAQGYIDGDSLQVIINGHQRRFSIAENDAQFSLYFDAGVIHFSRTPVDYGDAGDDQGQGGLTAPMNGTMVTLLVEPGATVNKDQPLLIMEAMKMEHTIKAPSDGVVDEFYFTAGDMVDGGAELLAFSATE; this is translated from the coding sequence ATGTTTAAAAAGATACTAATTGCCAACCGAGGTGAAATTGCTTGTAGAGTGATCCGCACGGCAAGAGAAATGGGCATTTTAACGGTTGCAGTATATTCAGACGCCGACCGTGACAGCCTGCACGTAAATATGGCGGATGAAGCCGTTTACATTGGTAAAGCACCATCACGTGAATCGTATTTGCAAGCGGACAAAGTTATTGCCGCAGCAAAACAAACCGGTGCACAAGCAATCCATCCAGGTTATGGGTTCTTGTCTGAAAACAGTGAATTTTGCCGTATGTGTGAAGACAATAACATCACCTTTATCGGCCCACCAGTAGCGGCTATTGAAGCCATGGGCTCTAAGTCAGCGGCTAAGCAAATCATGGAGAAGGCAAACGTGCCTTTAGTGCCAGGTTATCATGGTGACGATCAATCGGAAGCGATAATCAAAGCAGCGTCCGATGATATGGGCTACCCAGTATTACTTAAAGCGACCGCTGGTGGCGGTGGTAAAGGCATGCGCCAAGTCTGGTCTGAGTCAGAGTTTAGTGAAGGGTTAGCCGCAGCAAAACGTGAAGCCATGTCATCGTTTGGTGATGACACTATGTTGGTGGAGAAATACCTAACACAACCAAGACACGTTGAAATCCAGGTGTTCTGTGACAATCACGACAACGCAGTATATTTGTTTGAACGTGATTGTTCAGTACAACGTCGCCATCAAAAAGTCATCGAAGAAGCGCCAGCACCAGGCATGAGCGAAGAATTGCGTGCGCAAATGGGTGACGCTGCGATTCAAGCGGCTAAAGCCATTGGCTACCAAGGCGCCGGTACGGTTGAGTTTCTGCTTGATGTTGATCATTCATTCTATTTTATGGAGATGAATACACGTTTGCAGGTTGAACACCCAGTGACTGAAAAAATCACCGGTCAAGATTTGGTGGAATGGCAATTACGTGTTGCCGCCAATGAACAGCTGCCGCTTACTCAGCAACAACTGCGCATCAACGGTCATTCTTTTGAAGCTCGTATTTATGCCGAAGATGCTGATAACGACTTTTTACCTGCAACGGGTCACTTGAGCTTTTTGCAAACACCATTAGAAAGCGAATACGTGCGTGTTGATACCGGTGTACGTCAAGGTGACGACGTTAGCGTGTTTTATGACCCAATGATCGCTAAGCTAATCGTTTGGGATGAAAACCGTGATAAAGCCCTACAACGTTTGCAAAAAGCGTTGATGGAATACCGCATTAAAGGTGTTACCACTAATATTGATTTCTTGTACAACCTTGCGACATGTAAGCCGTTTGTAGAACAAGATTTAGATACCGGGTTTATCGACAAGCACAGTGAGCTAATTTTTCACAAAAGTGATAAAGCCATTGAAAGCGAATTGCCTGTTGCGGCGTTATTTTTGCAATTACAGCAGCAACAATTAAGTCAGCAAAACAACAACCAAGACGATCCGACCTCACCATGGAATAACAGTAATGGTTGGCGCCTCAATGAAGCCAACATCAATCGTTTCTCGTTAGACTTTAATGAACAAAGTTATCCGGTTACGGTCGACATTCGCGGCGAAGGTCATGCTACACACTATGTAATCAAGGTGGCAGATCAACAAGTTGACGCACAAGGTTATATCGATGGTGACAGCTTACAAGTGATCATTAATGGTCACCAACGTCGCTTTAGCATTGCTGAAAATGACGCGCAATTCAGTCTATACTTTGACGCCGGCGTGATTCACTTTTCTCGCACTCCAGTTGATTATGGCGACGCTGGTGACGATCAAGGTCAAGGCGGTCTAACGGCGCCAATGAATGGCACCATGGTGACATTATTAGTCGAACCTGGTGCCACGGTGAACAAAGATCAACCGTTATTGATTATGGAAGCGATGAAAATGGAACACACCATTAAAGCGCCAAGCGATGGCGTTGTTGATGAGTTCTATTTTACCGCCGGTGATATGGTCGATGGTGGCGCTGAATTATTAGCGTTTAGTGCGACAGAATAA
- a CDS encoding enoyl-CoA hydratase/isomerase family protein produces the protein MTIEIPLSEQFVDLAIDARGVATVTLNNPEKHNAFDDAVIARLTQVFTYLHGHDNVRAVILAANGKSFSAGANLGWMKRMADYSFDENLHDANALANMLKALNFLDKPTIAKVQGAAFGGAVGLVSCCDIAIASDKASFCLSEVKLGLIPATISPYVVQAMGVKAARRYFQTAERFFANKALSIGLIDEVVAIDELDNAIEAMVDTLLANSPAAVEQAKQLVFDVAFKDVDEALLQDTSERIASIRVSAEGQEGLRSFFEKRQPAWITKQQ, from the coding sequence ATGACGATTGAAATTCCTTTATCTGAACAGTTTGTTGACCTCGCGATTGATGCGCGTGGTGTTGCTACGGTAACCCTAAACAATCCAGAAAAGCACAATGCCTTTGACGATGCGGTGATAGCTCGACTAACGCAAGTATTCACTTACTTGCATGGCCATGACAACGTTCGCGCGGTGATTCTTGCTGCCAATGGCAAAAGCTTCAGTGCCGGTGCTAACCTTGGCTGGATGAAACGCATGGCAGATTACAGCTTTGATGAAAATCTGCACGACGCCAACGCCCTTGCCAACATGCTAAAAGCCCTGAACTTTCTCGATAAACCGACCATCGCCAAAGTACAAGGTGCTGCATTTGGTGGTGCGGTAGGCTTGGTGAGCTGCTGTGATATCGCTATTGCCAGTGACAAAGCCAGTTTTTGTTTATCCGAAGTAAAATTAGGCCTTATTCCAGCAACGATCAGCCCGTATGTGGTTCAAGCTATGGGCGTTAAAGCCGCCCGTCGTTATTTTCAAACTGCTGAGCGCTTTTTTGCCAACAAAGCATTAAGCATCGGCTTAATTGATGAAGTGGTTGCCATTGATGAGCTGGATAATGCAATAGAGGCGATGGTTGATACATTACTAGCCAATAGCCCAGCAGCGGTAGAACAAGCAAAACAGTTGGTGTTTGATGTTGCCTTTAAAGATGTCGATGAGGCATTACTGCAAGATACCAGTGAGCGTATTGCCAGCATTAGGGTAAGCGCTGAAGGTCAGGAAGGATTGCGTTCATTTTTTGAAAAGCGCCAGCCAGCCTGGATCACCAAACAACAATAA
- a CDS encoding carboxyl transferase domain-containing protein yields MAVINSKINTRSQEFSENAEHMQAQVDDLNKLVEEIKLGGGEKSRERHLSRGKLLPRDRVYHLLDPGSPFLEMSQLAAHDVYKDHVPSAGIITGIGRVSGQECVIIANDATVKGGTYYPLTVKKHIRAQTIAEENNLPCISLVDSGGANLPNQDEVFPDREHFGRIFFNQANMSAQNIPQIAAVMGSCTAGGAYVPAMADESIIVKEQGTIFLAGPPLVKAATGEEVSAEELGGADVHCRTSGVADHYAQNDQHALKLVRDSVANLNRLKPKQLATKDVVEPKYDSKDIYGIVPKDSRQPFDVREIIARIVDGSEFDEFKALYGTTLVCGFAHIFGYPVGIVANNGILFAESAQKGAHFIELCAQRKIPLIFLQNITGFMVGKQYEAGGIAKHGAKMVTAVATAKVPKFTVLIGGSFGAGNYGMCGRAYDPRFLFMWPNSRISVMGGEQAAGVLAQVKRDQKDKRGEQWSNEEEQAFKQPIVDVYEKQGHPYYASARLWDDGVIDPAQTRNVLGMAISASLNKDIEDTKFGVFRM; encoded by the coding sequence GTGGCGGTTATTAACAGTAAAATCAATACGCGCAGTCAAGAATTCAGTGAAAACGCTGAACATATGCAAGCGCAAGTGGATGATCTGAATAAACTTGTAGAAGAGATTAAATTAGGTGGTGGCGAGAAATCAAGAGAGCGCCACTTATCTCGTGGCAAACTATTACCTCGTGATCGTGTATATCACTTACTTGATCCTGGCTCACCATTTTTAGAAATGTCGCAATTAGCGGCACACGATGTATATAAAGATCATGTTCCTAGTGCCGGCATCATTACCGGTATTGGTCGTGTCAGCGGTCAAGAATGTGTGATTATCGCCAACGATGCGACGGTTAAAGGTGGTACATATTATCCACTAACGGTAAAGAAACACATTCGTGCGCAAACCATTGCAGAAGAAAACAACTTACCTTGTATTTCATTGGTTGATTCCGGCGGTGCAAACCTACCAAATCAAGATGAAGTGTTTCCAGATCGGGAACATTTTGGTCGCATATTCTTTAATCAAGCCAACATGTCAGCGCAAAATATTCCGCAAATTGCCGCGGTTATGGGTTCATGTACCGCAGGCGGTGCGTATGTACCGGCAATGGCAGATGAGTCGATCATCGTTAAAGAGCAAGGTACCATTTTCTTAGCCGGTCCGCCGTTGGTCAAAGCCGCCACAGGTGAAGAAGTATCAGCTGAAGAGCTTGGTGGTGCAGATGTTCATTGTCGTACCTCAGGTGTTGCCGATCATTACGCGCAAAATGACCAACATGCGTTAAAATTGGTGCGTGACTCTGTTGCTAATCTTAACCGCTTAAAGCCTAAACAACTGGCAACCAAAGACGTTGTTGAACCTAAATACGACAGCAAAGACATTTATGGCATTGTGCCAAAAGATTCACGTCAACCTTTTGATGTTCGTGAAATTATTGCTCGCATTGTTGATGGCAGCGAATTCGATGAATTTAAAGCCCTATACGGCACCACTCTTGTCTGTGGTTTCGCTCATATCTTTGGTTACCCGGTGGGTATTGTCGCCAACAATGGTATTTTATTTGCTGAATCTGCGCAAAAAGGTGCTCACTTTATTGAGTTATGTGCACAACGCAAAATCCCTCTAATTTTCTTACAAAACATCACCGGCTTTATGGTTGGTAAGCAATACGAAGCTGGCGGTATCGCCAAGCACGGTGCGAAGATGGTAACCGCCGTTGCGACGGCAAAAGTGCCTAAATTCACGGTATTGATAGGCGGCAGCTTTGGTGCCGGTAACTATGGTATGTGTGGCCGAGCTTATGATCCGCGTTTCTTATTTATGTGGCCAAATTCTCGTATCTCCGTTATGGGCGGTGAACAAGCCGCTGGCGTATTAGCGCAAGTAAAACGTGACCAGAAAGACAAACGTGGCGAGCAATGGAGCAACGAAGAAGAGCAAGCATTCAAGCAACCGATTGTTGATGTTTACGAAAAGCAAGGTCATCCATACTACGCCTCAGCAAGATTGTGGGATGACGGTGTCATCGATCCGGCGCAAACTCGAAATGTGCTAGGCATGGCGATTTCCGCATCACTTAACAAAGACATCGAAGACACCAAGTTCGGTGTGTTTAGAATGTAA
- a CDS encoding isovaleryl-CoA dehydrogenase, with protein sequence MISQFSSLNFNLGETVDMIRDQVNAFARDEIAPRAEQIDIDNEFPSDLWRKFGDMGLLGMTVDEQYGGSGLGYLEHMIAMQEISRASASVGLSYGAMSNLCLNQLNKNGTHEQKAKYLPKLCTGEHIGALAMSEPNAGSDVVSMKLRADKQGDKYILNGNKMWITNGPDAHVYVIYAKTDTSAGSKGITAFIVERDYPGFSRHQKLDKLGMRGSNTCELVFENCEVPAENILGEEGKGVRVLMSGLDYERLVLSGGPLGIMDACMDLVVPYIHDRKQFGQSIGEFQLVQGKIADMYTQMNAAKSYAYMAAQASDRGETTRKDAAGVILYSAELATKMALDTIQLLGGNGYINEFPAGRLLRDAKLYEIGAGTSEIRRMLIGRELFNESN encoded by the coding sequence ATGATTTCTCAATTTTCTTCACTGAACTTTAACCTTGGCGAAACCGTTGACATGATCCGCGATCAAGTAAACGCCTTCGCCCGTGATGAAATTGCGCCTCGCGCAGAGCAAATTGATATCGACAACGAATTCCCAAGTGATTTATGGCGCAAGTTTGGTGACATGGGTTTGCTAGGAATGACCGTAGATGAGCAATACGGCGGTAGCGGTTTAGGTTACTTAGAGCACATGATTGCCATGCAGGAAATCAGCCGTGCTTCGGCATCTGTTGGTTTAAGTTATGGCGCCATGTCGAATCTATGTCTAAACCAATTAAACAAAAACGGTACGCACGAGCAAAAAGCCAAATATTTACCAAAGCTTTGTACTGGTGAACATATCGGTGCGTTGGCAATGAGTGAGCCAAATGCGGGTTCCGATGTTGTAAGCATGAAATTGCGCGCCGACAAACAAGGTGACAAATACATTCTTAATGGCAACAAAATGTGGATCACCAATGGTCCAGATGCCCATGTATACGTGATTTATGCAAAAACCGACACCAGTGCTGGTTCAAAAGGGATTACTGCCTTTATCGTTGAACGTGATTACCCAGGTTTCTCGCGTCATCAAAAACTCGACAAATTAGGTATGCGTGGTTCTAACACCTGTGAATTGGTATTTGAAAACTGCGAAGTACCTGCCGAAAACATTTTAGGTGAAGAAGGCAAAGGCGTGCGCGTTCTAATGTCTGGTTTAGATTACGAACGTTTGGTTCTGTCTGGTGGTCCTCTAGGTATTATGGATGCGTGTATGGACTTAGTTGTTCCGTATATCCATGACCGTAAGCAATTTGGCCAGTCAATCGGTGAGTTCCAATTGGTTCAAGGCAAGATTGCTGACATGTATACACAAATGAATGCTGCAAAATCATACGCTTACATGGCAGCACAGGCCAGTGACCGTGGTGAAACGACTCGTAAAGACGCCGCAGGTGTTATTTTGTACTCTGCCGAACTGGCAACAAAAATGGCATTAGATACCATCCAATTGTTAGGTGGTAACGGTTACATCAATGAGTTCCCAGCAGGCCGTTTATTGCGTGATGCAAAACTGTATGAGATCGGTGCTGGTACATCAGAGATTCGTCGTATGTTGATTGGTCGTGAGTTATTTAACGAGTCAAACTAA
- a CDS encoding MerR family transcriptional regulator, protein MDQIQQQFSISELAKEFAITTRSIRFYEDQGLITPKRKGQTRIYSRRDRVRLKLILRGKRLGFSLAETGRLFELYDADKTSTSQLDTIMQLIAEKQSALHQQLEDIKVVLTELTTLEQRCAQARDELTHAQQINE, encoded by the coding sequence ATGGATCAAATACAGCAGCAATTTAGCATTAGCGAGTTGGCAAAAGAGTTTGCTATTACTACCCGCAGTATCCGCTTTTATGAGGATCAAGGGTTGATCACGCCAAAACGTAAAGGCCAAACCCGCATCTACAGTCGCCGCGATCGGGTGCGCTTGAAGCTGATATTGCGTGGCAAACGCTTAGGCTTTTCTCTTGCTGAAACCGGCCGCTTATTTGAGCTATACGATGCTGATAAAACCAGTACCAGTCAGCTAGATACCATCATGCAATTAATCGCTGAAAAGCAAAGCGCCCTGCATCAACAACTTGAAGACATTAAAGTGGTGTTAACCGAGTTAACCACCCTTGAACAACGTTGTGCACAGGCTCGTGACGAGCTAACCCATGCACAACAAATAAACGAATAA
- a CDS encoding acetyl-CoA C-acyltransferase, which translates to MSLNDPIVIVSAMRTPMGGFMGGLSAVAATELGSTAVKAAVEHAGIGNDQVDELIMGCVLPAGLKQAPARQAALGAELALSTVCTTINKVCGSGMKAAMFAYDSLAAGSIDVAVAGGMESMSNAPYILPKARGGMRMGHGEIKDHMMMDGLENAYDGMAMGCFAQDTADDVEFSREQMDEFALTSLSRANAAIESGAFNNEVVPVTFKTRKGDVTFAIDEQPGNARPEKIPSLRAAFKRDGTITAANSSSISDGAAAMVMMRMSEAEKRGLTPLCKVVGHATHAQQPSDFTVAPVGAMEKLFNKVEWSKDDVDLYEINEAFAMVTMLAVKELQLDHAKVNVNGGACALGHPIGASGARIMVTLIHALKNKGLSKGVASLCIGGGEATAIAVEML; encoded by the coding sequence ATGTCTTTAAATGATCCTATCGTAATTGTTAGCGCAATGCGCACGCCAATGGGCGGATTTATGGGCGGCTTAAGTGCAGTTGCCGCAACCGAACTTGGCAGCACAGCGGTTAAAGCCGCTGTCGAACATGCCGGTATTGGTAACGATCAGGTAGACGAATTAATTATGGGCTGTGTATTGCCTGCTGGCTTAAAGCAAGCCCCAGCTCGTCAAGCAGCATTAGGTGCTGAATTGGCTTTATCAACGGTTTGTACCACGATCAACAAAGTGTGTGGTTCAGGTATGAAAGCGGCGATGTTTGCTTATGACTCATTGGCGGCAGGTAGTATTGATGTTGCCGTTGCTGGTGGTATGGAAAGCATGAGTAATGCACCATACATTTTACCTAAAGCACGTGGTGGTATGCGCATGGGCCATGGTGAAATCAAAGATCACATGATGATGGACGGTCTTGAAAATGCTTACGATGGTATGGCGATGGGCTGTTTCGCGCAAGATACTGCCGATGATGTTGAGTTCAGCCGTGAACAAATGGATGAGTTTGCATTAACCTCACTTTCACGTGCTAATGCAGCCATTGAATCAGGCGCCTTTAACAATGAAGTTGTTCCAGTAACATTCAAAACTCGCAAAGGCGACGTTACATTTGCTATCGATGAGCAACCAGGCAACGCCCGACCTGAAAAGATTCCTAGCCTACGCGCTGCATTTAAACGCGACGGAACAATCACCGCAGCGAACTCTAGCTCAATCTCAGATGGTGCAGCGGCTATGGTCATGATGCGTATGTCTGAAGCTGAAAAACGTGGTTTAACACCGCTTTGTAAAGTGGTTGGTCACGCAACTCATGCCCAACAACCTAGTGATTTTACCGTTGCTCCAGTTGGCGCAATGGAAAAACTGTTCAACAAAGTTGAATGGAGTAAAGATGACGTTGATTTATATGAAATTAACGAAGCGTTTGCCATGGTGACCATGTTGGCTGTTAAAGAGTTGCAACTTGATCACGCCAAGGTGAACGTCAATGGTGGTGCGTGTGCACTGGGTCACCCGATTGGTGCCAGTGGTGCGCGTATCATGGTTACGCTTATCCATGCCCTGAAAAATAAAGGGCTAAGTAAAGGTGTTGCCAGTCTGTGTATTGGTGGTGGTGAAGCAACTGCCATTGCCGTTGAAATGCTTTAA
- a CDS encoding acyl-CoA dehydrogenase family protein, which translates to MNFDLTEDQQMFADMANQFAQAEFAPNAARWDAEHIFPKDVIAKAGELGFCGLYSPEDAGGLGLSRLDSSIIFEQLSMGCTATTAMITIHNMATWMIATWGIESVKQTWCDGLISGQQLASYCLTEPGAGSDAASLRTSAKKDGDEYVINGSKMFISGAGDTDVLVAMVRTGGEGAKGISAVVIPADAKGVIYGKAEEKLGWNAQPTRLITFEDVRIPCENLLGAEGEGFKIAMKGLDGGRINIATCSIGTAQQALNTAMVYMQEREQFGKPIAAFQGMQFKLSDMATKLVAARQMVRLAAYKLDTNHPEKTAYCAMAKQFATDVGFEVCDAALQIHGGYGYIKEYPLERHFRDVRVHQILEGTNEIMRLIIARRLLTEGAAELL; encoded by the coding sequence ATGAATTTTGATTTAACCGAAGATCAGCAAATGTTTGCTGATATGGCCAATCAGTTTGCTCAAGCTGAGTTCGCGCCAAACGCTGCCCGTTGGGATGCAGAACATATTTTCCCAAAAGATGTTATCGCTAAAGCCGGAGAGTTAGGCTTTTGTGGTCTTTACAGCCCTGAAGATGCTGGTGGTCTAGGCCTTTCTCGCTTGGACTCATCGATTATCTTTGAGCAGTTGTCTATGGGGTGTACCGCGACGACGGCGATGATCACCATCCATAATATGGCAACCTGGATGATCGCGACTTGGGGCATTGAGTCAGTTAAACAAACTTGGTGTGACGGTTTGATATCAGGCCAGCAATTGGCGTCTTACTGTTTGACCGAACCAGGTGCTGGTTCTGACGCTGCATCTTTGCGTACGTCAGCGAAAAAAGACGGTGATGAATATGTTATCAACGGCTCAAAAATGTTTATCTCTGGCGCTGGCGATACCGACGTACTCGTTGCTATGGTGCGCACCGGTGGTGAGGGGGCAAAAGGTATTTCTGCGGTTGTTATCCCTGCTGATGCTAAAGGCGTTATTTACGGCAAAGCCGAAGAGAAATTAGGCTGGAATGCTCAACCAACACGATTGATCACCTTTGAAGATGTGCGTATCCCATGTGAAAATTTATTGGGCGCGGAAGGTGAAGGCTTTAAAATTGCCATGAAAGGCTTAGACGGTGGTCGTATTAATATCGCCACTTGTTCAATCGGTACTGCGCAACAAGCACTAAATACCGCCATGGTCTATATGCAAGAGCGTGAGCAATTTGGTAAACCGATTGCGGCATTCCAAGGTATGCAATTTAAATTGTCTGATATGGCGACCAAACTTGTCGCTGCGCGTCAAATGGTTCGCTTAGCAGCCTATAAACTAGACACTAATCACCCAGAAAAAACCGCCTATTGTGCGATGGCCAAACAATTTGCAACCGACGTAGGTTTTGAAGTATGTGACGCTGCGCTACAAATTCATGGTGGTTACGGCTATATCAAAGAGTACCCACTTGAGCGTCATTTTAGAGATGTACGTGTTCATCAAATTCTTGAAGGTACTAACGAGATCATGCGTTTGATTATCGCTCGCCGCCTATTAACAGAAGGTGCGGCAGAGTTGCTGTAG
- a CDS encoding enoyl-CoA hydratase, with protein MTDLLKLEKQGNTAIITFNNPPAHTWTQQSLAGLRDLVLQLNQDKDVYALVLTGGGEKFFSAGADLNVFADGDKTVARQMAEVFGQAFETLSAFRGVSIAAINGWSMGGGLEVALACDIRIAEEHAVMALPEASVGLLPCAGGTQNLHILVGEGWTKRMILCGERVDAPTALRIGLVEDVVSKGEGLNKAIELAARVAKQSPVAVAACKQLIQKNRSMPITEALPQERDAFVDLFDSKDQAEGVNAFLEKRKPQWRNE; from the coding sequence ATGACAGATTTATTGAAATTAGAAAAACAAGGTAATACCGCGATTATTACCTTTAATAATCCACCAGCTCACACTTGGACCCAGCAAAGTTTGGCAGGTTTGCGCGATTTAGTCTTGCAGTTAAATCAAGATAAAGACGTTTATGCGTTGGTGTTAACCGGCGGCGGTGAGAAGTTTTTCTCGGCCGGTGCTGATTTGAATGTATTTGCCGATGGTGACAAAACCGTTGCTCGTCAAATGGCGGAAGTATTTGGTCAAGCATTTGAAACCTTATCGGCATTTCGTGGTGTCTCAATTGCGGCAATCAATGGTTGGTCAATGGGTGGTGGTCTAGAAGTCGCATTAGCGTGTGATATCCGTATTGCCGAAGAACATGCGGTTATGGCTCTACCTGAAGCATCGGTTGGTTTATTGCCATGTGCCGGTGGTACGCAAAACTTACATATATTAGTTGGCGAAGGTTGGACCAAACGTATGATTTTATGTGGTGAGCGTGTTGACGCGCCAACAGCATTGCGTATTGGTCTTGTTGAAGACGTCGTTAGCAAAGGTGAAGGCCTGAATAAAGCCATTGAATTAGCCGCGAGAGTTGCTAAGCAATCACCTGTTGCGGTAGCGGCATGTAAACAGCTTATCCAGAAAAACCGTTCAATGCCTATTACCGAGGCATTACCGCAAGAGCGCGATGCCTTTGTTGATCTATTCGATAGCAAAGACCAGGCGGAAGGCGTCAATGCCTTTTTAGAAAAACGTAAGCCGCAATGGCGTAATGAGTAA
- a CDS encoding enoyl-CoA hydratase/isomerase family protein, with protein MSDIVLFDELECRNDKKLALITLNSEKSLNALSHAMVNEITPKLKAWQERDDIVAVFLQGAGDKAFCAGGDIVYLYNNLPDVNGDPAPKVEQFFLDEYELDHMIHTYNKPFIVWGNGIVMGGGLGLMAGASHRVATQNTRIAMPEISIGLYPDVGGSYFLNKMPNNTGLFLGLTGAAINATDAKYVSLADHFIAHSHKQDVLNALADVNWGGTKALNEDKLNDVLLAFEQQSKTLAPVSNIKGHQLLIDELTGADNISQIVANIKNADIDDKWFNRAQKSLAHGSALSVQLTYNQIQKSKNMSLAECFRMELTISKKCGEFGEFKEGVRALLIEKDNNPQWKYPDVASVDQDVIDWFFTSDYIESAHPLGHL; from the coding sequence ATGTCTGATATCGTATTATTTGACGAGCTGGAATGTCGTAATGACAAAAAACTGGCGCTAATCACATTAAATTCTGAAAAGTCGCTAAACGCGTTAAGTCATGCAATGGTCAATGAGATCACACCAAAGTTAAAAGCATGGCAAGAGCGCGATGACATTGTTGCTGTATTTTTACAAGGTGCCGGTGATAAGGCGTTTTGTGCTGGCGGTGACATTGTTTATTTATATAATAATTTACCAGATGTTAATGGTGACCCAGCACCTAAAGTTGAGCAATTCTTTTTAGATGAGTATGAGCTTGATCATATGATTCATACCTACAACAAACCATTTATTGTTTGGGGTAATGGCATTGTTATGGGTGGCGGTCTTGGTTTAATGGCGGGTGCTAGCCATCGTGTCGCCACACAAAACACCCGTATTGCCATGCCAGAGATTAGCATTGGTTTATACCCGGATGTCGGCGGCAGTTATTTTCTTAATAAGATGCCAAACAATACCGGTTTATTTCTAGGCTTAACCGGTGCTGCCATAAATGCTACCGACGCCAAATATGTATCACTAGCCGATCATTTTATTGCTCACTCTCATAAGCAAGACGTACTTAATGCATTAGCGGATGTTAATTGGGGCGGCACCAAAGCGCTTAATGAAGATAAGCTTAATGATGTGTTATTAGCGTTTGAGCAGCAAAGTAAAACATTAGCGCCGGTATCAAATATAAAAGGTCATCAGTTACTGATTGATGAATTAACTGGAGCCGATAATATTAGCCAAATCGTTGCCAATATTAAAAATGCCGACATCGACGACAAATGGTTTAACAGAGCACAGAAGTCACTTGCCCACGGCAGTGCATTGAGCGTGCAGTTAACCTACAACCAAATACAAAAATCTAAAAACATGTCGTTGGCTGAGTGTTTTCGTATGGAACTGACCATCTCGAAAAAATGTGGCGAGTTTGGTGAGTTCAAAGAAGGTGTCCGCGCCTTATTAATAGAAAAAGATAATAATCCGCAGTGGAAATACCCGGATGTTGCAAGCGTTGATCAAGACGTTATCGATTGGTTCTTTACCAGCGATTACATTGAAAGCGCACATCCTCTAGGGCACTTATAA